Proteins encoded together in one Panthera uncia isolate 11264 chromosome A2, Puncia_PCG_1.0, whole genome shotgun sequence window:
- the CELF5 gene encoding LOW QUALITY PROTEIN: CUGBP Elav-like family member 5 (The sequence of the model RefSeq protein was modified relative to this genomic sequence to represent the inferred CDS: deleted 1 base in 1 codon), whose translation MVPGAGCAFVKFSSHTEAQAAIHALHGSQTMPGASSSLVVKFADTDKERTLRRMQQMVGQLGILTPSLTLPFSPYSAYAQALMQQQTTVLSTSGSYLSPGVAFSPCHIQQIGAVSLNGLPATPIAPASGLHSPPLLGSTAVPGLVAPITNGFAGVVPSLGGHPALETVYANGLVPYPAQSPTVAETLHPAFSGVQQYTAMYPTAAITPIAHSVPQPPPLLQQQQREGPEGCNLFIYHLPQEFGDTELTQMFLPFGNIISSKVFMDRATNQSKCFGFVSFDNPASAQTAIQAMNGFQIGMKRLKVQLKRPKDPGHPY comes from the exons Atggtgccaggggctg GCTGTGCCTTTGTGAAGTTCTCCTCCCACACCGAGGCCCAGGCGGCCATCCACGCGCTGCACGGCAGCCAAACCATGCCG GGTGCCTCCTCCAGCCTGGTGGTCAAGTTTGCCGACACGGACAAGGAGCGGACGCTCCGGCGCATGCAACAGATGGTGGGCCAGCTGGGCATCCTGACGCCGTCCCTCACCCTGCCCTTCAGCCCCTACAGTGCCTACGCCCAGGCT CTCATGCAGCAGCAGACAACGGTCCTGTCCACGTCGGGCAGCTACCTGAGCCCTGGCGTGGCCTTCTCACCCTGCCACATCCAGCAGATCGGCGCCGTCAGCCTTAACGGGCTGCCTGCCACACCCATCGCCCCTGCCTCTG GACTACACTCGCCCCCGCTGCTTGGTTCCACTGCCGTGCCCGGGCTCGTGGCTCCCATCACCAATGGCTTCGCTGGCGTCGTG CCTTCCCTGGGGGGGCACCCTGCCCTAGAGACCGTGTATGCCAATGGCCTTGTGCCCTACCCAG ctcagagcccgaccgTGGCCGAGACCCTCCATCCTGCCTTCTCCGGCGTCCAGCAGTACACAG CCATGTACCCCACCGCGGCCATCACGCCCATCGCGCACAGCGTCCCCCAGCCGCCGCCCctcctgcagcagcagcagcgagaAG GTCCCGAAGGCTGTAACCTGTTTATCTACCACCTCCCCCAGGAGTTTGGAGACACGGAGCTGACGCAGATGTTCCTGCCCTTCGGCAATATCATCTCCTCCAAGGTGTTTATGGATCGGGCCACCAACCAGAGCAAATGTTTTG GCTTCGTGAGCTTTGACAACCCGGCCAGCGCGCAGACCGCCATCCAGGCCATGAACGGCTTTCAGATCGGCATGAAGAGACTCAAAGTGCAGCTGAAGCGGCCCAAAGACCCGGGACACCCCTACTGA